A genomic segment from Tuwongella immobilis encodes:
- a CDS encoding prolyl oligopeptidase family serine peptidase, protein MLVRTAGLVLVLGGAIAMADTPLSYPKTKKVDVVDEYHGTKVADPYRWLEDDVRKSDEVKAWVEAQNQLTSAHLEAIPQRAAIRDMLTKLWNYERFSAPSKIGGKYFFSKNDGLQNQAVLYVQDSLEAEPRVLIDPNAWTKDGTAALGGLSISDDAKYAAYAVNDAGSDWQTWRVLTVADGKLLSDELKWCKFTGIEWSKDGKGFFYSHYPEPKPGETFQSLNLNQKLFYHVLGTPQSEDKVVYERTDHPDWGFSASIGEDGKYLVINTWKGTDNKYRVTVKDLTKPDSPPIELIDSFESEYSFIENDGPVLYFKTDLNAPRGRIIAIDLTKPEKTNWKELIPQAAETLTGVGVVADRFVLNYLKDARTQVKLFKLDGTFEREIELPGIGTAGGFGGKRTDEETFYTFSSFATPPSIYRTNLKTGETKLFRQSKVAFDSSKYEVKQVFYPSKDGTKIPMFLTMKKGTKYDGNNPVLLYGYGGFNISLTPAFSVARVAWLEMGGVFAQANLRGGGEYGEEWHQAGTKLNKQNVFDDFIGAAEYLIREKITQPKKLAIQGGSNGGLLVGACMTQRPDLYGACLPAVGVMDMLRFQKFTAGRFWVDDYGSSDNAEQFPALFKYSPYHNLKPGTNYPPTLVTTADTDDRVVPGHSFKFTARLQECQAGPAPVLTRIETRAGHGAGKPTAKLIEEAADLWAFLAKHLDMK, encoded by the coding sequence ATGTTGGTTCGCACGGCTGGTTTGGTGCTCGTGCTGGGAGGGGCCATTGCTATGGCGGACACCCCGCTGAGCTATCCGAAGACGAAAAAAGTCGATGTGGTGGACGAATATCACGGCACGAAAGTCGCCGATCCGTACCGCTGGTTGGAAGACGATGTCCGCAAATCGGACGAAGTCAAAGCCTGGGTCGAGGCTCAGAATCAACTGACCAGCGCGCATCTGGAAGCAATTCCACAGCGCGCCGCCATTCGGGATATGCTGACAAAGCTCTGGAATTACGAGCGATTTTCGGCTCCGTCCAAGATCGGCGGGAAGTATTTCTTCTCGAAGAACGACGGGCTGCAAAATCAAGCGGTGTTGTATGTGCAAGACAGCTTGGAAGCCGAGCCGCGCGTGCTGATCGATCCCAACGCGTGGACCAAAGACGGAACCGCCGCCCTGGGTGGCCTATCGATTAGCGACGATGCCAAGTACGCCGCTTATGCGGTGAACGATGCCGGTTCCGACTGGCAAACCTGGCGCGTGCTGACGGTGGCGGATGGCAAACTGCTCAGCGATGAGCTGAAGTGGTGCAAATTTACCGGCATCGAATGGTCCAAAGACGGCAAGGGCTTCTTCTACAGCCATTATCCCGAACCGAAGCCCGGCGAGACATTCCAAAGCCTGAATCTCAATCAAAAGCTCTTCTATCACGTCTTGGGAACGCCGCAAAGCGAAGACAAGGTGGTTTACGAGCGCACCGATCACCCGGATTGGGGCTTCAGCGCATCCATCGGCGAAGATGGCAAGTATCTGGTCATCAACACCTGGAAGGGGACCGACAACAAGTACCGCGTCACGGTCAAGGATCTCACCAAGCCGGATTCGCCCCCGATTGAGTTGATCGATTCGTTCGAGAGCGAATATAGCTTCATCGAAAATGATGGGCCGGTGCTGTATTTCAAGACCGATCTGAATGCGCCGCGTGGCCGAATCATCGCCATCGATTTGACCAAGCCAGAAAAGACCAACTGGAAGGAACTCATTCCGCAAGCCGCGGAGACGCTCACCGGCGTGGGTGTGGTCGCCGATCGATTCGTGCTGAACTACCTGAAAGACGCTCGCACGCAAGTCAAGCTGTTCAAGCTCGATGGCACCTTCGAGCGCGAGATTGAACTGCCCGGCATCGGCACCGCAGGCGGATTCGGTGGCAAACGAACCGACGAAGAAACCTTCTACACCTTCTCCAGCTTTGCCACGCCGCCCAGCATCTACCGCACCAATCTGAAGACCGGCGAAACCAAGCTGTTCCGTCAGTCGAAAGTCGCCTTCGATTCGTCCAAGTACGAAGTCAAGCAGGTGTTCTACCCGTCGAAAGACGGCACGAAGATCCCGATGTTTTTGACCATGAAGAAGGGCACGAAGTACGACGGCAACAATCCGGTGCTGCTGTACGGGTACGGTGGATTCAATATCTCGCTGACCCCGGCGTTCTCCGTGGCGCGGGTGGCGTGGCTGGAAATGGGCGGCGTGTTTGCCCAAGCCAACCTGCGTGGCGGCGGCGAATATGGCGAAGAATGGCACCAAGCGGGCACCAAGCTGAACAAGCAAAACGTGTTCGACGATTTCATCGGCGCGGCGGAATATCTCATCCGCGAAAAGATCACCCAACCGAAGAAACTCGCCATTCAGGGCGGCTCCAACGGTGGGTTGCTGGTGGGTGCCTGTATGACGCAGCGTCCTGATCTGTATGGCGCGTGTCTGCCAGCGGTGGGCGTCATGGATATGCTGCGATTCCAGAAGTTCACGGCCGGTCGCTTCTGGGTGGATGATTACGGCTCATCGGACAATGCCGAACAATTCCCGGCATTGTTCAAATATTCGCCGTATCACAACTTGAAACCTGGCACGAACTACCCGCCGACGCTCGTGACCACCGCCGATACCGATGACCGAGTCGTTCCGGGGCACAGCTTCAAATTCACCGCGAGGCTGCAAGAATGCCAAGCGGGGCCAGCGCCGGTTCTGACGCGCATTGAAACGCGGGCCGGGCACGGTGCCGGGAAGCCGACCGCCAAATTGATCGAAGAAGCCGCCGACCTGTGGGCATTTCTTGCCAAGCACCTGGACATGAAATGA
- a CDS encoding nickel/cobalt transporter → MTRLTLDRISVGRETAPWQPTTPFTGILRLTVPLMLLGMLWGGVVASVAAHPLPTGNYERDLTVKFTYPAVEITYQLEVDAVVVFRGVPQFPDVDLNTLKGPKDFHEAFMPRVGKLVADGILMRINEQELTAKLIAQRYEVRENHHLWCEYRLQIPWKWTAAGPHSWEWIDSLFVEESGRYDLRISADKGIDIRQNPPSDDRDERQNRSGTITLACLEEPPASTTPTVAPAAPAPKSPLESPPESSPDARGESQTAPPATDDSLWRRLQLQGLPALFDSSLGIFALLGIAALFGAAHALTPGHGKTMVAAYLIGERGTIGQAILLGIVTTITHTSSVILLAAILWVIYPDTVPADIQATLNILGGFLIMGLGIWLLMLRLGGRADHVHLGGHSHEHHHHHDDHHHHDDHHHHHGDAGAGPPASRWRVILLGITGGMIPCWDAVALLGIAISANRLWLGVPLLVAFSAGLAAVLVALGIAVVIAQRYGAGRFGDRRWFRALPILSATLLIGIGFWLCRSALHSESSESAPTPAAPSETRPA, encoded by the coding sequence TTGACGCGACTCACTCTCGACCGAATCTCGGTCGGGAGAGAGACCGCGCCGTGGCAGCCCACCACGCCCTTCACCGGGATTCTTCGTCTCACCGTCCCACTGATGCTGCTCGGCATGCTGTGGGGCGGTGTCGTCGCATCCGTCGCCGCTCATCCGCTCCCCACTGGCAATTATGAACGCGATCTGACCGTCAAATTCACCTACCCGGCAGTCGAAATCACCTATCAACTCGAAGTCGATGCCGTGGTTGTGTTTCGCGGCGTCCCGCAATTCCCGGATGTCGATCTCAACACGCTCAAAGGACCGAAAGATTTTCACGAGGCATTCATGCCCCGCGTCGGCAAATTGGTGGCCGATGGCATTCTCATGCGTATCAATGAACAAGAATTGACCGCCAAGTTGATCGCACAACGCTACGAAGTTCGAGAGAATCACCATCTCTGGTGCGAATATCGGCTGCAAATTCCCTGGAAATGGACCGCAGCGGGGCCGCATTCGTGGGAATGGATCGATTCGCTATTTGTCGAAGAATCGGGTCGCTATGATTTGCGAATCTCCGCCGACAAAGGAATCGACATTCGCCAGAATCCGCCTTCGGATGATCGGGACGAACGGCAAAATCGCAGCGGCACCATCACACTCGCCTGCTTGGAAGAACCACCTGCTTCCACGACGCCCACAGTCGCACCAGCTGCCCCGGCACCAAAATCGCCCCTGGAATCACCCCCGGAATCGTCCCCCGATGCGCGCGGCGAGTCGCAGACCGCTCCGCCTGCAACCGATGATTCGCTCTGGCGACGCCTGCAACTGCAAGGGCTGCCCGCACTCTTTGATTCGTCCTTGGGAATATTCGCATTATTGGGGATTGCCGCTCTGTTTGGAGCGGCCCACGCGCTGACGCCCGGCCACGGCAAAACCATGGTCGCCGCCTATCTCATTGGCGAACGCGGCACCATCGGCCAAGCGATTCTCCTGGGCATCGTCACCACCATCACCCACACCTCGAGCGTCATTCTGCTCGCGGCCATCCTCTGGGTAATCTACCCCGACACGGTCCCTGCTGACATTCAAGCGACACTCAACATTCTCGGCGGCTTTCTCATCATGGGCCTGGGAATCTGGCTGCTGATGCTGCGACTGGGCGGTCGTGCCGATCACGTGCATCTCGGCGGCCACTCGCACGAGCATCATCATCACCATGACGATCATCATCACCATGACGATCATCATCATCACCATGGCGATGCAGGCGCGGGTCCACCGGCGTCGCGCTGGCGAGTGATTCTGCTGGGCATCACCGGTGGAATGATTCCGTGTTGGGATGCGGTCGCTCTGCTGGGGATTGCGATTTCGGCCAATCGGCTCTGGTTGGGGGTGCCGCTCTTGGTGGCGTTTAGTGCTGGGTTGGCGGCGGTGCTGGTCGCGCTTGGCATTGCCGTGGTGATTGCGCAACGGTATGGAGCGGGACGATTTGGGGATCGCCGCTGGTTTCGTGCGCTGCCGATTCTGAGTGCGACGTTGTTGATTGGGATTGGCTTTTGGTTGTGCCGCTCGGCGTTGCACTCCGAATCGTCGGAGTCGGCCCCGACACCGGCCGCGCCTTCGGAGACACGCCCTGCATGA
- a CDS encoding enolase C-terminal domain-like protein, which yields MKIAALTVHAIRVPLKRKIRHASHTRTDTDNLIVACQLENGIIGYGEGVPRSYVTGETVDGAIDLLKRSNIPAQVEPCTSMGTLLAMAERLTLAPVPNDSRGIAGNAARCAVEMAILDAYLRHFREPLTKIMLRLGGELYQPRGTVQYSGALTSSKKWKLRILTWAMRLNAFPSVKVKVGVSGEDDLWKLRFIRKRLKPTVALRTDANEAYTPENAAEKIRQLEPFGIRSIEQPLPQSQNAALPELRRSIQTPIMLDESLCGRIDAEEAIANGWCDLFNLRISKCGGLIPTLRLAQLAAAAGIGCQLGCQVGETGILSAAGRAFATSIGGLRDIEGSFDRYLLKQNIIRESITFGRRGKAPQLLGHGLGVTVLPKRLAALTFRTESLHG from the coding sequence ATGAAGATTGCAGCCCTGACGGTCCATGCCATTCGTGTGCCGTTGAAGCGGAAGATCCGCCATGCGTCCCACACCCGCACCGACACCGACAATCTCATTGTCGCCTGTCAACTGGAAAATGGCATCATCGGCTACGGTGAAGGCGTGCCACGATCGTATGTCACCGGGGAAACCGTTGATGGGGCGATTGACTTGCTCAAACGCTCGAACATCCCCGCCCAAGTGGAACCCTGCACCAGCATGGGCACCCTGCTCGCCATGGCCGAACGACTCACACTCGCCCCCGTGCCCAACGATTCGCGTGGCATCGCCGGCAATGCCGCTCGCTGTGCCGTCGAAATGGCGATTCTGGACGCCTACCTGCGCCACTTCCGCGAGCCGCTCACCAAAATCATGCTGCGTCTCGGTGGCGAACTCTACCAGCCACGCGGGACAGTGCAATACAGTGGGGCGCTGACATCCAGCAAAAAGTGGAAACTGCGCATCCTCACTTGGGCCATGCGATTGAATGCCTTTCCCAGCGTCAAAGTGAAGGTCGGCGTTTCCGGCGAAGACGATCTCTGGAAACTGCGCTTCATCCGCAAGCGACTCAAGCCAACTGTCGCCCTGCGAACCGATGCCAACGAAGCGTATACTCCCGAGAATGCCGCCGAGAAGATTCGTCAACTGGAACCATTCGGCATCCGCAGCATCGAACAGCCGCTGCCTCAATCGCAGAATGCCGCACTCCCGGAGTTGCGTCGCTCCATTCAAACGCCCATCATGTTGGATGAATCGCTGTGCGGTCGCATCGATGCCGAGGAGGCGATTGCCAACGGCTGGTGCGATCTGTTCAATTTGCGAATTTCCAAATGTGGCGGCCTGATTCCCACCCTGCGATTGGCACAACTCGCCGCCGCCGCCGGAATCGGCTGTCAACTCGGCTGCCAAGTTGGAGAAACCGGCATTCTCTCCGCCGCTGGCCGCGCCTTTGCCACCTCCATTGGCGGACTGCGCGACATTGAAGGCTCGTTTGATCGCTATTTGCTGAAACAGAATATCATCCGTGAGTCGATCACGTTTGGCCGACGCGGAAAAGCGCCGCAACTCTTAGGCCACGGCTTGGGTGTGACCGTGTTACCGAAGCGCTTGGCGGCCTTGACGTTCCGAACGGAGTCGCTACATGGTTAA
- a CDS encoding alpha/beta fold hydrolase, with protein sequence MVKHTPVVRVRGEPRVPLAEPGEPLLDTFRASDGYRFYYRHYRPEGVPRGRVMVVHGIQSHGGWYVRSNSALAAAGFEVFMLDRRGSGLNTAYRGDAPSFRRLLDDLVEFARAVPTIAASKCSGDPRPALVTISWGAKLGLGLPYRQPDLISRLAWIGPGFFPQIQPPFSQRVQIARARWRNPTVMFPIPLSEPDLFTQTLHWQKFIANDPFSLRYATSRMLVNSAMLDIYIRRAWKHVRVPTLLQLAGADRIINNEQTRRKVQQALPNCTIHDYPGAHHTLEFEPEPLPHLSDLIHWLHTDEPTTSSAPKSVGKG encoded by the coding sequence ATGGTTAAGCACACGCCGGTCGTTCGAGTCCGAGGCGAGCCGCGCGTGCCACTTGCGGAACCCGGCGAACCGCTCCTGGATACCTTCCGCGCCAGCGATGGCTACCGATTCTATTATCGGCACTATCGTCCCGAAGGCGTTCCACGCGGGCGAGTCATGGTGGTGCATGGCATCCAAAGCCATGGCGGGTGGTATGTTCGGTCAAATTCCGCACTCGCGGCGGCGGGCTTTGAAGTCTTCATGCTCGACCGACGCGGCAGCGGCCTGAACACCGCCTATCGAGGCGATGCCCCGAGTTTTCGTCGATTGCTGGACGACCTCGTGGAGTTTGCCCGAGCGGTGCCCACGATTGCCGCCAGCAAATGCAGTGGCGATCCGCGACCGGCGTTGGTGACGATCTCCTGGGGGGCCAAACTCGGCCTGGGACTTCCGTATCGCCAGCCGGATTTGATTTCCCGACTCGCCTGGATCGGTCCGGGATTTTTTCCGCAAATTCAGCCACCATTTTCGCAACGGGTGCAAATCGCCCGCGCCCGGTGGCGCAACCCCACGGTCATGTTCCCCATTCCGCTCAGCGAACCGGACCTATTCACGCAAACCCTGCATTGGCAAAAGTTTATCGCCAATGATCCGTTTTCCCTGCGCTACGCCACCAGCCGCATGCTGGTCAACAGTGCCATGCTGGACATCTACATTCGCCGGGCTTGGAAGCATGTTCGCGTGCCGACCCTCTTGCAACTGGCCGGGGCGGATCGCATCATCAACAACGAGCAGACTCGCCGCAAAGTCCAGCAAGCGCTGCCGAACTGTACGATTCACGACTATCCCGGTGCGCATCACACGCTGGAATTTGAGCCAGAGCCGCTGCCACATTTATCCGATCTGATTCATTGGTTGCATACAGACGAGCCGACCACTTCGTCGGCCCCCAAGTCGGTTGGAAAGGGATAG
- a CDS encoding prenyltransferase/squalene oxidase repeat-containing protein gives MNLRLRMRMLLLAVLGTTALMLITPAAPSAGPTADEWNGTVDKALAFLKKSQNPDGSWASGRFNRGVGGIVVTALLQTGKVTPDDEPAKKGLAFIESLINPQAKHIAGPEATVQLQNYVTSVNLMALATANRQDKYKTVITDAVGFLKQLQWDDSENKTEKDDYYGGAGYDSKSRPDLSNTQFFLDALHAAGLPKDDPAYKKALVFVSRCQNLKSEYNDQPWAGKINDGSFIYSAAAGGQTKTDDPKELAGYGSMTYAGIKSMVYCGISRDDPRYKAAFAWISKNYTVDANPGMPEGLEQRGLYYYYHTMAKSLAALGVDEIVDAKGVKHDWRAELTAALAKRQRPDGSWVNPTDRWLEGEPTLVTGYALMALSYCKPK, from the coding sequence ATGAATCTGCGATTGCGAATGCGAATGCTCCTGCTGGCTGTGCTGGGCACAACCGCATTGATGCTGATCACCCCGGCGGCTCCTTCGGCTGGTCCGACGGCGGATGAATGGAATGGCACCGTCGATAAGGCGCTTGCGTTTCTGAAGAAGTCGCAAAATCCGGACGGCTCATGGGCGTCGGGACGCTTCAATCGCGGGGTCGGTGGCATTGTCGTGACGGCCCTGCTGCAAACCGGCAAAGTCACGCCGGATGATGAACCCGCCAAGAAAGGTCTGGCATTCATCGAATCGCTGATCAATCCCCAAGCCAAGCACATCGCTGGCCCGGAAGCGACCGTGCAATTGCAAAATTATGTCACCAGTGTGAATCTGATGGCGCTGGCCACGGCCAATCGTCAAGACAAATATAAGACGGTGATCACCGATGCGGTTGGCTTCCTGAAGCAACTGCAATGGGATGACAGCGAAAACAAGACGGAAAAGGATGACTATTACGGCGGCGCTGGCTACGATAGCAAGAGTCGGCCCGACTTGTCGAACACACAATTCTTCCTGGATGCCCTGCATGCCGCGGGTCTGCCCAAGGATGATCCGGCCTACAAGAAGGCGTTGGTGTTCGTCAGCCGTTGTCAGAATCTCAAGAGCGAATATAACGATCAACCATGGGCCGGGAAGATCAACGACGGTAGCTTCATTTACTCGGCGGCTGCCGGCGGACAAACCAAGACGGATGATCCCAAGGAATTGGCCGGTTACGGCAGCATGACGTATGCGGGCATCAAGAGCATGGTCTATTGCGGCATCAGCCGCGACGACCCGCGCTACAAGGCCGCCTTCGCCTGGATTAGCAAGAATTACACCGTGGACGCCAATCCCGGCATGCCCGAAGGATTGGAACAACGCGGCCTGTATTATTACTATCACACGATGGCGAAATCATTGGCCGCGCTCGGTGTCGACGAAATTGTCGATGCCAAGGGTGTCAAGCATGATTGGCGAGCCGAATTGACCGCCGCCTTGGCCAAACGACAACGACCCGATGGCAGTTGGGTGAATCCGACCGATCGCTGGCTGGAAGGCGAGCCGACCCTGGTGACCGGCTACGCTCTGATGGCGCTGAGCTATTGCAAACCCAAGTGA
- a CDS encoding PVC-type heme-binding CxxCH protein, with the protein MPRGLSLVVLLSLISPGMAAERIALNGHHFTLPDGFTVEMAAAPPQVLRPITASLDEQGRLYVADSSGSNEPVATQLEKKPHRILRLEDTNGDGRFDRSTVFADQMMFPEGTLWYQGSLYVAAPPSIWKLTDTNGDGVADKREEWFAGKTLTGCANDLHGPYLGPDGWIYWCKGAFAKQSYTLANGKAFTTRASHIFRCRPDGSGFEPVMTGGMDNPVDVAFTPTGERIFTTTFFQHPAGGQRDGLIHAIYGGIYGKDHDPIDEHPWTSPTLMPVLTHLGPAAPAGLHALESSQWGADYAGNLFAAQFNLRRVSRHQLRANGGMLQSMDSDFLVSDHIDFHPTDVLEDADGSLLVVDTGGWYKLCCPTSQFIKPDVVGAIYRIRRKGTMPPRDPLGKSLDWQAPTLPELARRLSDARPMVRRRAMEQLATAGAAAIPSLEMADPLAAIWTAARIETPAARALVRRQLSHDREDVRLAALQVVSLHRDAEARDTLQSLLASPSPMIRRLSAECLGRIGNPAAIPFLLTAIANPANDRIVDHAMTYALIEIGSPDPLQSGRNHPSARVRRAVLTALDQMPGGKLSADAIAAALLSDDATLRETARWIAGRHPEMGTALAVQFRPRLQQIRTPEDSRDWVTLLAQLAGNDAISALLVERVTAGDRLALQAMRAARLKQSPPAWYSALAKRLPGADATLAAEILDTARSMSHASPPVDWLDALAQLAHATDRAELLRLQALALLPASRFVGGDFAWVLPRVHRDQPVAVRATAAEVLARMPLTTEQRLELASRLPQTTPMELNKLMDLYANSANVPVGLAFLEAVDRPEMRAIMRKETLTPRFEKSPPAVQTRLKPLLAALDAAQAESRQKLEQLARDLPMGDIRRGQAVFHGTKVACVACHKVGYVGGQVGPDMTRIGSIRSERDLLEAIVLPSASFVRSYEPVQVTTVDGRLISGILKKDGLDEVILTLNAVDEIRIPRGDIEEITPGQVSVMPSGLDQQLSKQELADLIAFLRACR; encoded by the coding sequence ATGCCGCGTGGATTGTCGCTGGTTGTCCTGTTGTCGCTGATTTCGCCTGGAATGGCCGCCGAACGCATCGCCCTGAATGGGCACCACTTCACGCTACCCGATGGCTTTACCGTCGAAATGGCCGCCGCTCCGCCGCAGGTGCTTCGCCCGATTACCGCCAGTTTGGACGAGCAAGGCCGCTTGTATGTGGCCGATTCGTCTGGCTCGAATGAACCCGTCGCCACCCAGTTGGAAAAGAAACCACACCGGATTCTGCGACTGGAAGACACCAACGGCGATGGTCGATTCGATCGTTCCACCGTGTTCGCGGATCAAATGATGTTCCCCGAAGGCACCTTGTGGTATCAGGGTTCGCTGTATGTGGCGGCACCGCCGAGCATTTGGAAACTCACGGATACCAACGGCGATGGCGTGGCGGACAAACGCGAGGAATGGTTTGCCGGCAAGACGCTCACCGGCTGTGCCAATGATTTGCACGGGCCGTATCTGGGGCCGGATGGTTGGATTTACTGGTGCAAAGGGGCGTTTGCCAAGCAATCGTACACACTCGCCAACGGCAAGGCGTTCACCACGCGGGCCTCGCACATTTTCCGCTGTCGGCCCGATGGCAGCGGCTTCGAGCCGGTCATGACCGGCGGGATGGATAACCCCGTGGATGTTGCATTCACCCCCACCGGCGAGCGAATCTTTACCACCACATTCTTCCAACATCCCGCCGGTGGGCAGCGCGATGGCCTGATTCATGCCATTTATGGTGGCATTTACGGAAAAGATCATGACCCCATTGATGAGCATCCCTGGACCAGCCCGACACTGATGCCGGTGCTGACGCATCTGGGACCGGCCGCGCCGGCGGGGCTGCATGCGCTGGAATCGTCGCAATGGGGTGCGGATTATGCAGGGAATTTGTTTGCCGCCCAGTTCAATTTGCGGCGGGTGAGTCGGCATCAACTCCGAGCAAATGGCGGCATGCTGCAATCGATGGATTCCGATTTTCTCGTCTCCGATCACATCGATTTCCACCCCACGGATGTGCTGGAAGATGCGGATGGCAGTTTGCTGGTGGTCGATACCGGCGGCTGGTACAAATTGTGTTGCCCCACGTCGCAATTCATCAAACCCGATGTCGTGGGTGCGATTTATCGCATTCGCCGCAAGGGGACGATGCCGCCGCGTGATCCGTTGGGGAAATCGCTGGATTGGCAAGCGCCGACGCTGCCGGAATTGGCCCGTCGGCTGAGCGATGCCCGACCGATGGTGCGCCGGCGAGCCATGGAGCAACTGGCGACGGCAGGCGCGGCGGCGATTCCATCCCTGGAAATGGCCGATCCGCTGGCCGCGATTTGGACCGCAGCGCGAATCGAAACGCCAGCGGCCCGCGCGCTGGTTCGACGCCAGTTGTCGCATGATCGGGAGGATGTCCGACTCGCCGCCTTGCAGGTGGTCAGCCTGCACCGCGATGCCGAAGCCCGCGACACGCTGCAATCGCTGCTCGCATCACCATCGCCAATGATTCGCCGATTGTCCGCCGAATGTCTCGGACGGATCGGCAACCCGGCAGCCATTCCGTTTCTGCTGACCGCGATTGCGAATCCGGCCAATGATCGAATTGTGGATCACGCAATGACTTATGCGTTGATCGAAATTGGATCGCCGGATCCGCTTCAATCCGGGCGGAATCATCCCTCGGCACGGGTGCGGCGGGCGGTGCTGACAGCGCTGGATCAGATGCCGGGCGGGAAACTCTCCGCAGATGCGATTGCGGCGGCGCTGTTGAGCGATGATGCGACACTGCGAGAAACCGCGCGGTGGATTGCGGGGCGACATCCGGAAATGGGCACCGCGTTGGCCGTGCAGTTTCGACCGCGATTGCAGCAGATTCGCACGCCGGAAGATTCCCGCGATTGGGTCACGCTGCTGGCACAACTCGCGGGGAATGATGCGATTTCGGCGTTGCTCGTGGAGCGTGTCACCGCCGGGGATCGCCTCGCACTCCAGGCCATGCGTGCGGCCCGACTCAAACAATCGCCCCCTGCGTGGTACTCCGCCTTGGCCAAGCGATTGCCCGGTGCGGATGCGACCCTCGCCGCGGAAATTCTCGACACGGCCCGAAGCATGAGCCACGCATCGCCCCCAGTGGACTGGTTGGATGCGCTCGCGCAGTTGGCCCACGCGACCGATCGCGCGGAATTGCTGCGCTTGCAGGCGTTGGCGTTGTTGCCCGCATCGCGATTCGTCGGCGGCGATTTCGCCTGGGTGTTGCCTCGGGTGCATCGCGATCAGCCGGTTGCGGTGCGTGCGACGGCGGCGGAAGTGCTGGCGCGGATGCCGCTGACGACGGAGCAGCGCCTCGAATTGGCGAGTCGATTGCCGCAAACCACGCCGATGGAATTGAACAAATTGATGGATCTGTATGCGAATTCGGCGAATGTGCCGGTGGGGCTGGCGTTTCTGGAAGCGGTCGATCGCCCGGAGATGCGCGCGATTATGCGGAAAGAAACGCTCACGCCACGCTTTGAGAAAAGCCCGCCCGCCGTGCAAACGCGGCTGAAGCCGCTGCTGGCCGCGCTGGATGCCGCCCAAGCGGAGTCCCGGCAGAAGTTGGAGCAACTCGCCCGCGATCTGCCCATGGGCGACATCCGACGGGGGCAAGCCGTGTTCCACGGGACGAAAGTGGCCTGCGTGGCCTGCCATAAAGTCGGGTACGTCGGCGGTCAGGTGGGGCCGGATATGACCCGCATTGGCAGCATTCGCAGCGAGCGCGATCTGCTGGAGGCCATCGTGCTGCCCAGTGCCAGCTTTGTGCGCAGTTACGAGCCGGTGCAAGTCACCACGGTCGATGGTCGGCTCATCAGCGGCATCCTCAAAAAAGACGGTCTGGATGAGGTGATTCTGACGCTGAACGCGGTGGATGAAATTCGCATTCCGCGTGGCGATATTGAGGAAATCACGCCGGGCCAAGTGTCGGTGATGCCCTCCGGGTTGGATCAGCAATTAAGCAAGCAAGAATTGGCGGACCTCATCGCCTTTCTGCGGGCCTGTCGCTAA
- a CDS encoding anti-sigma factor family protein encodes MDCRTTQPYLPLLRANELDANRLAEIEAHLASCPTCAAMAAAERAFDRRMQAAMTDIAIPEGLHVRLVAKLTAPAQPNPPTLTPASAPANRPGRRFPWRVASTVAAAILAGVGVWQWSKPAPQLDAETLAISYDAQSREPFNQAIAWLADQQLRFTPAMPLDPTLVVGFEMVQFQGNTVPMLILTNHREHAVARVYIVHSRQFDLPAVRAEAQQSNCAVTVLADRDEPNRVAYVVVYTGATLDPFLSKTLVPVA; translated from the coding sequence ATGGACTGCCGAACCACACAACCGTATCTGCCACTGTTGCGGGCCAACGAACTCGATGCCAATCGCTTGGCCGAGATCGAAGCCCATTTGGCCAGTTGTCCGACTTGCGCGGCAATGGCGGCGGCGGAACGTGCGTTCGATCGTCGCATGCAAGCTGCGATGACTGATATTGCAATTCCAGAAGGATTGCATGTTCGTTTGGTTGCGAAGCTGACTGCCCCGGCTCAACCGAACCCACCGACGCTCACCCCGGCATCGGCTCCCGCGAATCGACCGGGACGGCGTTTCCCCTGGCGGGTGGCGAGCACCGTTGCGGCGGCGATTTTAGCCGGAGTCGGTGTCTGGCAGTGGTCCAAACCCGCGCCGCAGCTGGATGCGGAAACCCTTGCCATTTCGTATGATGCGCAAAGTCGGGAGCCGTTCAACCAAGCCATCGCTTGGCTGGCGGATCAGCAGTTGCGGTTCACCCCGGCAATGCCCCTGGACCCGACCCTGGTCGTGGGATTTGAGATGGTCCAGTTCCAGGGCAATACCGTGCCGATGCTGATTCTCACCAACCATCGGGAACATGCAGTGGCGCGGGTGTATATCGTCCATTCGCGGCAGTTTGATCTGCCTGCCGTGCGAGCGGAAGCCCAACAAAGCAATTGCGCAGTGACGGTATTGGCCGATCGCGACGAGCCGAATCGGGTGGCCTATGTGGTGGTTTACACCGGGGCGACTCTGGATCCGTTTCTGTCGAAGACGCTGGTGCCGGTGGCCTGA